In Pseudophryne corroboree isolate aPseCor3 chromosome 2, aPseCor3.hap2, whole genome shotgun sequence, the sequence tgaaattTGGTGAAGCTGGGACAATGGTATGGGACTGTTTTTCAAGGTTTGGACAagaccccttatctccagtgaagggcaatcttagtgcttcagcataccaagacatttggaCGATGTTATGCTTCTAAAttcgtggcaacagtttggggaaggcccttttttaTTAGAACATGAATGTGCCCCAGTGCACACAGCAAGGACTATAAAggcatggtttgatgagttcggtgCAGAAGAACTAGACTGGCCCACACAGAgctctgacctcaaccccatcgagcaactttgggatgaactggaataaAGATCGCAAGCCAGGCCTACTTATCCAAATCAGTGCTCTACAGAATAAATGAGCACAAATCCCCACAGAAACACTTCAAAAtcatgtggaaagccttccaagaagagtggaagctgttatagctaagAAAAGGGGGactaactccatattaaagtatatgtattagaatacaatgtcattacagtccctgttggtgtaatggtcaggcgtttTTGAATACTTTTGACCATATAGCGATAtagatatatttttattattattattatacacacacaattacatacaaatacgatgtttgggggtctgcaTAGGTGGAAGAACCATTCTGCGATATCACTAGCAGCCCAGTTAACTGCAGCATATGCACTTTTGGTGGGCGGCACCCAGCACAGTTcttcaaaatgggggcatgtcacccTCATTTTGAAGGTGTGAAGTGTCGAGTGTCTGAGTCATTGAACGGAGACTTCCTGGATATGGGTGTCCAGATCACATGGCCAGCCTACATAAAGCTTCAGCTTACCAGTACATAAAACCATtgatggtgatccgaggctgcgtcctaaagctgggtacacactagatgatatttttAGCGATTTGCCCAGTTCCAATGGATCAGAACGACAAAATTGttcaaatcgttcagtgtgtatgcactatttgcGCGCCGTGTCTTCTGGTCAAACCTACATGCAGCAAAATCTAAGTATATATTCAACGACagcatactcctggatgtggccactgatgACATCTTTTGCAAGaatgcacagtgtgtacacactatatcatttacccgggagttcaagggaaatcattgaCAACATTGTATCGTTTGCTGGTcagctaatgtgtacccagctttagatgcagcactcggatcctcgttACTGCAAATAGGAGGCGTCTATCTTCTACATTAGCATTTTAATgacatggaattgcacagccacttccttgcggctgtgcaattccttacactCATGAATCAGGCTCTTAGCATGCCAAAATTGAGGGAAATATAGcacactggaagaaaatggcagcAAAGTTGATGGAAAAAGTACACAATCCAGGGTAAAAAGGCAAAAGCCAGGACCGATATGAGTGAACCAAGCCATACATTTTTATGATTGATCTGATACTTTTCCCCCCAATTGTTATGTGACAAAATTACACAATAATAATCAGAATTACCTAGAAGTCTATACGCAAAATTAAGAAGCAATACTGAGTACAAAGTATACAAAACAGGAATCGCTCTGCTTGGCACAAAAAGGATAGGCGTATGAGGACAGACATAAACGTACAAAAAATCTTTGTAGCTAAATTATAAAGTGGTGCATGTACACATCAAGATATCTCCTGATACTTCAATTTAAATGTCAGACCTATTTGAAATATAAACCGTTATAGTAAATTGTAGTACAGAGTGTAGTGTTTTTAATTAAGCATAAACATATTTGGATTCTTTTTTTAGAGTAGTTACCTTTTAAAGTAATGCTTTACAGGTCTTTTTATCTTTATGGATCATATGTGAAACATGAGGTTAGCATTAATGTATCGTAGATAGTTTAGTTAATACTGCCAATGATACCAGTACAACATAAATATACAGAATTCAGTCTATTTATATTATTTGCATTATGTGTTTAAAGGTTAACCTAAGTATTACATCTATGGTCGTATATTCCCAGAAGAATGTCTTGGTTTTCATGAATATTAGTTGTGGCTTCCAAGAATAAGCATCCAATTAAAACAAATATAGCAATGTCTTATTTTGCAACCATGTATTTTGTAAGAAGTTGGACAGATTATTTGGTAAATCCATTTATTCCGACATTATCTTCATTTGGCCATCAAGTCTGCATCCTTATAAACTATTGCTGTTATTTATTGACCCCAGTCACGCCAACATTACAAATAAATTGAAATATACAAAATTCTCACCAGACATTGTATACATATAGTTTATTTAATATAATGTAGAAAAATAAAATTAACCAGACAAAACAGAAATGGATATATTCCCTTTTAGGAAAATCACATTAAAAATAAACCAGATTTATTCCAGAATAAAACATGCTTTTTCTATATCACATTGAATTACGTAAAAAGTTTAATTTAAAAGCAGCCAATGAAATAGATTACTATATTTCCACTTTGATTAcattaaaatgttaaaaaaaaacaaataaaacctcCTATATAGTAAATAAAAAGTGCTCCCGTTTTGGAATACATCTTTAAAAGGTTGCCCCCCTCAGTTACCACTAGGTATGTTGTCTGTATAAAATACTATAATACATGTACTCCGTTATCTGTCAACTTTGCTACAATGCCAGATACTGTACGCTAAGGTGTTAAACTGCTGCCATAAAGAAAGGTgcagtatatattattatatactgaaTATAACAATGTTATGGCCCAAACACATTTTTTAAGAAGCACATCTAAAATGAATTGATAAACATAACAGGGATCACAAGAATGTATAAATTTACTATGAAAATATTCATTGGAAAAATGTGTTTGGTAGCTGCTAAGACAAATACTGTatcgggggagagagaaaaaaaagagaaatatgTTTACAAAATCAACCTATGTAGCAATGGGGTTTATTTAAATGTAGCCACTATCTTTAATTGAGAAGAAACTGCTGCCGACACCGAGTGAATCATTTAAATTAAAAAACTGTTCTGGTTGCAAACCCCAATCCCCTTCATCATCGTCTTCGGGTTCTGCTTCTGAATAATTTCTGGTGTTTTCATACAAAAAAACTTGTTCATCCACGTGAGCAGGAGCTAACCTGTTTCTCTTAGCATTTACATTGTTTGCTGATGAACTAAAGAGACGTTCAGGGAAGACTCTGGTggcagcaatgcaccagtatttttGGAGAACCTTTGGTAACAGGGGAAATAACGCCAAACGATCAGACCACCACTTTAGTGGATCCTCGTTTAGTCCAAGAACTTTTTGAGATTTAAAATTGCTCAACTCCTCAACAACTTGAGCATGCCACTCCTCCTGATCTTCAGATGCCCCAGACTGACAGAAGATTTCAGCCAGCATGTTGTTGATGCTGCTGGTTGGAAGAGAGGTAGAGGATAGCAACATTTTTTTCACTGGTGGCTCCTCCGGAATTGAGAACACTTTATCTTCTGATCTGGCGTTCTCTTTGTTTCTTTCCAGAAGACTTTTTGCTTCCTCGATCACACGGTTTTCAACCTGTGAACGTTCAAATGCAGACAGGAATGGAAGTCTTTTATACCTAGGATCCAAAAAGGTGGCAACATTCAAGAACATGTCTATTTCTGGTGTCTGCTGATAGGTAGTGGACAAAGCTTTAGCAATGACTTCTTTGGCCATGCTTATTTCTTTTAAATCCATCTCCTTGATGTTCAAGGATGTATTCAGCAGCATGTGTAGAAGAGGCTTTACCATACTAATAGTGGGATATTTTGACATTGACAACATCTCTGCAACTTGTTTAAAAGGTTGTAGCAAGTCCACCAGACCTTCGATTGTATTCCACTCATTGGCTTCTAGCATAAGATGATGGTTATTACTGTCCTCCACCAAAACACCTGCTATGGTGAACTGTTGTTCCTTAAGACGCTGTAGCATTGCAAGCGTGCTACCCCACCATGAAACACGGTTACTTATAAGCATGCAAGGCAGCATGTTTTGCTGCTTCTGTTTCTCACAGAGCATGTACATTGCAACAGAAGACTGCTGAAAATATTCAACTAACTTCTTACATCTTGAGAGAAGTCCAGAAAGTTTTGGTAGTTGGAAAGCTTGTTGTATACCCATGTTAAAGGTCTGCGCTAAACAAGGCATGTCTATCGGGATATCCAGGAGTGAGCATGCCTTAATGATGTCTTTACTGTAATCTGTGGTAGCGCCAAAGACTTTGGTACTGATACCCCACTCAATAAAGGTTTC encodes:
- the ZBED1 gene encoding E3 SUMO-protein ligase ZBED1 isoform X1 — translated: METKNEVLQPDLKLVAHPRAKSKVWKYFGFDTNAEGCIMQWKKIYCRICMAQIAYSGNTSNLSYHLEKNHPDEFCEFVKSNTEQMREAFATAFSKLKSETSQQVVQETLIMKNNHSFDNKKHMEVSSAVINLICEGMFPASVLDEPTFKSLLRTLDPRYEIPSRKYICSRVLPEKYHTVRNVILKELVDILWCGISTDMWRSENQNRSYVTLFIHFLATGASNCLSVSSRCLKTFEVPEENKAEAITRVFYETFIEWGISTKVFGATTDYSKDIIKACSLLDIPIDMPCLAQTFNMGIQQAFQLPKLSGLLSRCKKLVEYFQQSSVAMYMLCEKQKQQNMLPCMLISNRVSWWGSTLAMLQRLKEQQFTIAGVLVEDSNNHHLMLEANEWNTIEGLVDLLQPFKQVAEMLSMSKYPTISMVKPLLHMLLNTSLNIKEMDLKEISMAKEVIAKALSTTYQQTPEIDMFLNVATFLDPRYKRLPFLSAFERSQVENRVIEEAKSLLERNKENARSEDKVFSIPEEPPVKKMLLSSTSLPTSSINNMLAEIFCQSGASEDQEEWHAQVVEELSNFKSQKVLGLNEDPLKWWSDRLALFPLLPKVLQKYWCIAATRVFPERLFSSSANNVNAKRNRLAPAHVDEQVFLYENTRNYSEAEPEDDDEGDWGLQPEQFFNLNDSLGVGSSFFSIKDSGYI